The following coding sequences are from one Epinephelus fuscoguttatus linkage group LG5, E.fuscoguttatus.final_Chr_v1 window:
- the bcl7bb gene encoding B-cell CLL/lymphoma 7 protein family member B-B, which yields MNHNSIKMSGRSGRAETRSRAKDDIKKVLAAIEKVRKWEKKWVTVGDTSLRIFKWVPVTETKQIYRTKSTGGDARGLKDVVLENTNSLLDFTDENSNQSFLSDVYQPKMDNSSSTSSSQQVSPPHTSSLRAEDSQPPMLGQESVDEPVHSGQEGADEPPTLIKEDLLSSGAVRRSNPDTQEELDESGAPPLKKICTGENAALR from the exons ATGAATCATAACAGCATCAAGATGTCGGGACGATCAGGCCGCGCTGAGACCCGAAGTCGGGCTAAAGATGACATTAAAAAGGTCCTGGCAGCCATCGAGAAGGTGCGGAAATG GGAGAAGAAATGGGTGACAGTTGGAGACACGTCCTTACGCATATTCAAGTGGGTGCCTGTAACAGAAACAAAGCAG ATATATCGCACCAAATCCACAGGTGGAGATGCTAGAGGACTAAAAGATGTGGTCCTGGAAAACACTAACTCCTTACTGGATTTCACTG ATGAAAACAGCAACCAGAGCTTTCTGTCAGACGTCTACCAGCCTAAAAtggataacagcagcagcacctccAGCTCGCAGCAGGTCAGCCCTCCACATACCTCCAGCCTCCGGGCTGAAGACTCTCAGCCACCGATGCTGGGCCAGGAGAGTGTGGATG AGCCGGTTCATTCAGGACAGGAGGGAGCCGATGAGCCTCCCACTCTCATCAAGGAGGACCTTCTTTCATCAGGAGCTGTTAGACGAAGCAACCCAGACACACAG GAGGAACTGGATGAATCAGGAGCACCCCCTTTAAAGAAGATATGTACAGGAGAAAATGCTGCTCTGAGATAG